One part of the Gemmatimonadaceae bacterium genome encodes these proteins:
- a CDS encoding efflux RND transporter periplasmic adaptor subunit, with the protein MQSSQFARVTSVLALLCFAAGCNRASEASAANGKDARPAADPGAGKGPGGSGGSSGSGGGGRPPTVLGPTDVMNVALGSIEAAIILNGDLKPIEEIAVRARVEGDVVAVSVREGDRVSRGQVMGRFESAVQEGDRASAEADVEAAKSDVTNAQWNAEQSAELHKAGAIPERDLRTAQQALTASTARLAASEARLRAVTRTLDDTRILAPTNGVVSARSVEIGEHVQRGAVMFTVVRNDVLELAANVPARQAADLKAGQLVRFVAAGQALEGRVARVAPTINAASRTITVYLQVPNPRGELKGNTFATGRVVTKAIDKTIVVPISAVRQSATGDKPFVYRIVDEKVDVAPVELGVTDEQLGAQQVLSGLAVGDRIVVGNVGALGRGVTVNVVSAETGGGAGARSVSPGGGRPRADSTRR; encoded by the coding sequence ATGCAATCTTCGCAATTCGCGCGCGTCACCAGCGTCCTGGCGCTCCTGTGCTTTGCGGCCGGGTGCAACCGCGCCTCTGAGGCAAGCGCTGCCAACGGGAAGGACGCACGGCCGGCGGCCGACCCTGGTGCCGGGAAGGGCCCCGGAGGGTCGGGCGGGAGCAGCGGTTCCGGGGGTGGCGGTCGCCCGCCGACGGTCCTCGGTCCGACGGACGTGATGAACGTGGCGCTCGGGTCGATCGAAGCGGCGATCATTCTCAATGGCGACCTCAAACCGATCGAGGAGATCGCCGTGCGCGCCCGTGTCGAGGGCGATGTGGTCGCGGTGTCCGTGCGTGAGGGCGACCGCGTCAGCCGCGGGCAGGTGATGGGTCGTTTCGAGAGCGCGGTCCAGGAGGGCGATCGCGCCTCGGCGGAAGCCGATGTCGAAGCCGCGAAGAGCGATGTCACCAATGCGCAGTGGAATGCGGAACAGTCCGCCGAGCTTCACAAGGCCGGCGCCATCCCCGAGCGCGACCTGCGGACGGCGCAGCAGGCCCTGACCGCGTCGACCGCACGCCTGGCCGCGTCCGAGGCGCGGCTGCGCGCGGTGACGCGGACGCTCGACGATACGCGCATCCTGGCGCCGACCAACGGCGTGGTGTCGGCACGCAGCGTGGAGATCGGTGAACACGTGCAGCGTGGGGCCGTGATGTTCACGGTCGTGCGCAATGACGTGCTGGAGCTGGCCGCCAACGTGCCCGCGCGCCAGGCGGCGGATCTCAAGGCGGGGCAGCTGGTGCGATTTGTCGCGGCCGGCCAGGCCCTGGAGGGTCGCGTGGCCCGGGTGGCGCCCACGATCAATGCGGCGAGTCGCACGATCACGGTCTACCTGCAGGTACCGAATCCGCGTGGGGAGCTCAAGGGCAACACGTTCGCGACGGGTCGCGTGGTGACGAAGGCGATCGACAAGACGATCGTGGTGCCGATTTCGGCCGTCCGGCAGTCGGCCACGGGAGACAAGCCATTCGTCTACCGCATCGTGGATGAGAAAGTGGACGTCGCCCCGGTGGAGCTTGGGGTGACGGACGAGCAGCTGGGGGCGCAGCAGGTGCTCTCCGGGCTCGCGGTCGGCGACCGCATCGTGGTGGGGAACGTGGGTGCCCTTGGTCGCGGCGTGACCGTGAACGTGGTGTCCGCGGAGACGGGCGGTGGAGCCGGCGCGCGCAGCGTGTCTCCCGGTGGCGGGCGACCGCGCGCCGACTCGACAAGGCGTTAG
- a CDS encoding TolC family protein, which produces MLRTLFLVGAALLVSAGSLDAQRQDSLRLSIEDAVQRAVRESDEARVAAAQVEVSDAQVMTARAAGLPQMRLASSYSQVLRNARAEIVGQSIFGQNYNYSGNINISQVLFQGGRVFAGSRAAGDVRAAARLSRAETQAVIAVDVQRAYLNTQLSRELLAIQQRNVELAAERLALVERLEAAGRASRFDVLRARVERTNLEPQLLQAKNAAELAEIEVRRVLNVPASQPLVLISQLDSAGLDGPRSMAVADSGNDPVRASERAALSTLNARREGVRVARADLMPTITTFFQTGYTALPSSNGFPTVWGRTSLAFCAPTAPGQPAPTRACQNNGWFADRNFGVQVAWPLFDGLRTKGNIDLAQAQTRLAQLQLDQERERVSVDRARTWAEFRRAEAAFEAQRQNVGQAEEAFKIAALRFERGLSTQLEVSDAQLLLLTARTNAARATTEFYLATADLARARGLEIPLPPTHSTSR; this is translated from the coding sequence ATGCTGAGGACCCTTTTTCTCGTCGGGGCCGCTTTACTGGTCTCCGCCGGATCGCTCGATGCACAGCGCCAGGATTCGCTGCGCCTTTCCATAGAAGACGCCGTGCAGCGCGCCGTGCGCGAAAGCGACGAAGCGCGAGTGGCCGCGGCACAGGTCGAAGTCAGCGATGCCCAGGTCATGACGGCGCGCGCGGCGGGACTCCCGCAGATGCGTCTCGCGTCGTCGTATTCGCAGGTGCTGCGCAATGCGCGCGCCGAGATCGTGGGCCAGTCGATCTTTGGCCAGAACTACAACTACTCGGGCAACATCAACATCTCGCAGGTGCTCTTTCAGGGCGGCCGCGTGTTTGCCGGATCGCGCGCGGCGGGTGACGTGCGGGCCGCCGCGCGGCTCTCTCGCGCGGAGACCCAAGCGGTGATCGCCGTCGACGTGCAGCGCGCCTATCTCAACACGCAGCTCTCCCGCGAACTGCTCGCGATCCAGCAGCGCAACGTGGAGTTGGCCGCAGAGCGGTTGGCGCTGGTCGAACGCCTCGAAGCCGCCGGGCGCGCCTCACGGTTCGACGTGTTGCGGGCTCGGGTCGAGCGTACCAACCTGGAGCCGCAGCTGCTCCAGGCGAAGAATGCGGCGGAACTGGCGGAGATCGAGGTTCGGCGCGTGCTCAATGTGCCGGCGAGCCAGCCGCTCGTGCTCATCAGCCAGCTCGATTCGGCAGGTCTGGACGGACCGCGCTCCATGGCCGTGGCCGATTCCGGCAACGATCCGGTCCGCGCGTCTGAACGCGCGGCGCTGTCGACGCTCAATGCGCGTCGCGAAGGTGTGCGCGTCGCGCGCGCGGACCTCATGCCGACCATCACCACGTTCTTCCAGACCGGCTATACGGCGCTACCGTCCAGCAACGGATTTCCCACGGTGTGGGGTCGAACCTCGCTTGCGTTCTGCGCGCCGACAGCGCCGGGACAACCCGCACCGACACGGGCTTGCCAGAACAACGGCTGGTTTGCCGATCGCAACTTCGGTGTGCAGGTCGCGTGGCCACTGTTCGACGGGCTGCGCACCAAGGGCAACATCGACCTGGCGCAGGCGCAGACCAGGCTGGCGCAGCTGCAGCTGGACCAGGAGCGTGAGCGGGTGTCGGTCGACCGCGCGCGCACGTGGGCCGAGTTCCGCCGCGCCGAGGCCGCCTTTGAAGCCCAACGACAGAATGTCGGACAGGCGGAGGAGGCGTTCAAGATTGCCGCGCTCCGTTTTGAACGTGGCTTGTCCACGCAGCTGGAAGTTTCCGACGCGCAGTTGCTCCTGCTGACCGCGCGCACGAATGCGGCGCGTGCCACCACCGAGTTCTACCTGGCGACTGCCGACCTGGCGCGCGCCCGGGGGCTGGAGATTCCGCTGCCCCCCACCCATTCGACCTCACGATAG
- a CDS encoding response regulator → MPSEGDNVTGAREPAHGAADRAPAVTPSATPTPTPDTLRVLVVDDSADLVESLSMTVQFLGHQVQSAVSGAEALACMQAWLPDVVLMDVGMPGMSGYEAASRARAESWGRTVVLVAMTGWGREEDRARAIAAGFDRHVVKPLDMAGLRVLLAELSQGR, encoded by the coding sequence GTGCCCAGCGAAGGAGACAACGTGACAGGCGCGCGCGAGCCGGCGCACGGGGCCGCGGACCGTGCGCCGGCGGTCACACCGAGTGCAACACCCACACCGACTCCGGACACGTTGCGGGTACTGGTGGTGGACGACAGCGCCGACCTGGTGGAGAGTCTCTCCATGACTGTGCAGTTCCTGGGTCATCAGGTGCAATCCGCCGTGTCGGGGGCAGAGGCGCTCGCGTGCATGCAGGCGTGGTTGCCCGACGTTGTGTTGATGGATGTGGGCATGCCGGGAATGTCCGGCTATGAAGCAGCATCGCGGGCCCGCGCCGAGTCGTGGGGGCGCACCGTGGTTCTGGTGGCGATGACCGGGTGGGGGCGGGAGGAAGACAGGGCGCGCGCCATCGCGGCGGGCTTTGACCGACACGTCGTGAAACCCCTCGACATGGCTGGCCTCCGAGTCCTGCTCGCCGAGCTGAGTCAAGGCCGATAG
- a CDS encoding HAMP domain-containing histidine kinase has protein sequence MAIDHVDRVDLSGDEEQYHLQRLQQMAMLGTLAAGLGHDLRNLVMPVLLRLDVLAASPDLSEQARADLAGIRVSIAHLQRLANGLRLLAADSTPGRNEARTTRLADWWGDVRPLIADALTTETRLVVDVPSNLPAVAIPPGTLAQVMINLVLNARRATEATSSPVFSIAAKASQGVVCVEVRDNGRGMDAETRRRCFEPFFTTRPREFATGLGLSTSRALLQRFGGDLTVASSDESGTAFVLKLPVQSSNEGDADGARSPLTVHLMLRDPRQRTLVRRILGQRGMLPWTPDSGRAPVVVVCDGDALPSVLEAHRAEPGVRIIAIGQAPDQPVHGVVTWIQPSSISRLGDALP, from the coding sequence ATGGCCATAGATCACGTGGACCGCGTCGACCTTTCGGGCGACGAGGAGCAGTACCACCTGCAGCGCCTGCAACAGATGGCGATGCTGGGAACGCTTGCGGCCGGGCTTGGGCACGACCTGCGCAATCTGGTCATGCCGGTTCTCCTTCGCCTCGACGTCCTGGCGGCGTCGCCTGACCTCAGCGAGCAGGCGCGCGCCGATCTCGCGGGGATCCGCGTGAGCATTGCGCATCTCCAGCGACTGGCAAACGGCCTTCGCCTGTTGGCTGCGGATTCGACACCCGGACGCAATGAAGCGCGAACGACGCGCCTCGCCGACTGGTGGGGCGACGTGAGGCCGCTGATCGCGGACGCACTCACGACCGAGACTCGACTCGTGGTGGACGTGCCGAGCAACCTTCCCGCGGTGGCCATCCCGCCGGGAACGCTCGCGCAGGTGATGATCAACCTCGTGCTCAACGCCCGTCGCGCCACCGAAGCCACGTCGAGCCCAGTGTTCTCCATCGCGGCGAAGGCGAGCCAGGGCGTGGTGTGCGTGGAGGTCCGTGACAACGGCAGGGGCATGGACGCCGAAACGCGCCGGCGATGCTTCGAGCCGTTCTTCACGACCCGTCCCCGTGAGTTTGCCACCGGGCTCGGGCTCTCCACATCGCGCGCGTTGCTGCAGCGCTTCGGTGGAGATCTCACGGTGGCGTCGTCCGACGAGTCGGGGACGGCGTTCGTGCTGAAGCTGCCGGTGCAGTCGTCCAACGAGGGCGATGCAGATGGGGCACGCAGTCCGCTGACCGTACACCTGATGTTGCGCGATCCGCGTCAACGGACCCTCGTGCGCCGCATCCTGGGTCAGCGAGGAATGCTGCCATGGACGCCCGACAGCGGCCGGGCGCCGGTCGTCGTCGTATGCGACGGCGATGCGCTGCCCTCGGTGCTGGAGGCACATCGGGCGGAGCCGGGCGTCCGCATCATCGCAATCGGCCAGGCGCCCGATCAACCCGTGCATGGTGTCGTCACGTGGATCCAGCCGTCGTCGATCTCCCGCCTGGGCGACGCGCTGCCGTGA
- a CDS encoding response regulator transcription factor, producing the protein MLTPSSFTVMCIDDNVMLVDALERRLTMEPHCLAFHRVESFADAVDVAVRVQPTVVLLDIDLPGGVDAVALLLEFVRRTPESRVIVFTGYPDDELVTRTMELGAWGFVSKGVPADRLMASIRRVVDGEAVIEVEA; encoded by the coding sequence ATGCTGACGCCGAGTTCGTTCACGGTCATGTGTATCGACGACAACGTGATGCTCGTCGACGCACTCGAGCGACGCCTGACGATGGAGCCCCACTGCCTGGCGTTCCATCGCGTGGAGTCGTTCGCCGACGCCGTTGATGTTGCGGTGCGCGTTCAGCCCACGGTGGTGCTGCTGGACATCGACCTTCCGGGCGGCGTTGATGCCGTGGCGCTGCTCCTGGAGTTTGTCCGCCGTACGCCGGAGTCCCGCGTCATCGTGTTCACCGGCTATCCGGACGACGAGCTGGTGACGCGCACCATGGAGCTGGGCGCCTGGGGTTTCGTGTCCAAGGGCGTTCCCGCTGACCGCCTCATGGCCTCGATCCGACGCGTGGTGGATGGCGAGGCCGTGATCGAGGTGGAGGCGTAG
- a CDS encoding response regulator transcription factor — MTDTPIRVLLVDDHAIMREGLAAVLTARGGMIVVGQAGDGSSALQLFNEHSPDVSIVDLRMSPMDGVEITQAMRAVTANARVILLTTYDTDEEIFRGLRAGAASYLLKDVDSATLIETIRAVHAGRKAIPPEIAAKLADHMATDALTPRQADVLRCLAEGKSNLEIANALYISEGTVKAHVKAILQKLAARDRTQAITIAIKRGLVRAL; from the coding sequence ATGACTGATACCCCGATTCGTGTGCTGCTCGTCGACGACCATGCCATCATGCGTGAGGGGCTCGCCGCCGTACTCACGGCTCGTGGCGGCATGATTGTCGTTGGCCAGGCGGGCGACGGATCCTCGGCGCTGCAGTTGTTCAACGAGCACTCGCCCGACGTGTCGATCGTGGACCTGCGCATGAGCCCGATGGATGGCGTGGAAATTACGCAGGCCATGCGGGCCGTCACGGCCAATGCGCGCGTGATCCTGCTCACGACGTACGATACGGACGAGGAAATCTTTCGTGGGCTGCGCGCGGGGGCGGCGAGCTACCTGCTCAAGGACGTCGACTCCGCGACGCTGATTGAGACGATCCGCGCCGTGCACGCCGGCCGCAAGGCCATTCCGCCGGAGATCGCCGCCAAGCTGGCCGACCATATGGCCACCGACGCCCTCACGCCGCGGCAGGCCGACGTGCTCAGGTGTCTCGCGGAGGGCAAGTCCAACCTCGAGATCGCCAACGCACTCTACATCAGTGAAGGCACAGTCAAGGCGCATGTGAAGGCAATCCTCCAGAAGCTCGCCGCGCGCGACCGCACGCAGGCGATCACGATCGCGATCAAGCGAGGGCTCGTCCGCGCGCTCTGA
- a CDS encoding family 20 glycosylhydrolase, whose amino-acid sequence MRHLASGLAALLLLSAPSVARAQLGTLMPVPTSVQPGEGWLVIDSTFTAAITRFSNDRLARAVTRGMRRLQERVTIPLATRPVRDSSHAAWRIEVVGAGMPVQGVEEDESYRLEVASSGVTLRAATVVGAMRGIETLLQLVTSDATTHYLPAVTIDDRPRFPWRGLLVDVGRHFMPVEQVKKTLDGMAMVKLNVLHWHLSEDQGFRVESKRFPKLHQLGSDGEYYTQEQLRDVVAYARDRGIRVVPEFDMPGHSTAWFVGYPQYTTRPGPISIRREWGGADAIFDPTREEVYGFIDRFIGEMVRIFPDAYWHIGGDEVEDKHWNANRRIVAWRRRRGFRNNEELQAYFNRRLTTILAKYHRRMIGWDEILNPRLPKQTVVQSWRGTNYLRDAAKAGFTSILSAPYYLDHIKPATDFYLADPVPRTTDLSPQEQQLVLGGEACMWSEFVSYETTDSRLWPRLGAVAERLWSPGEVTDVADMYRRLDILANRLEGSGIRVLSHSERMLRKFYPVGELSVLDTLLTVVQPPFFAQRLNGKSTNQLQPLTRLVDAARPDPPARWLTERLVRRFVVNADDSAAYDSLVTLFSRWRELAPRVDSLAQRATEIGDAVPVTRALERTSAIGLEALRHARAGTRPDSVWIANANADLKLYDAPQGLLRVVIVPDVRKLVALFQGVVQ is encoded by the coding sequence ATGCGCCACCTCGCCTCAGGCCTCGCGGCCCTTCTCCTGCTGTCCGCGCCCTCGGTAGCGCGCGCACAGCTCGGCACCCTGATGCCCGTTCCCACTTCGGTGCAGCCGGGGGAGGGATGGCTGGTGATCGACAGCACGTTCACCGCGGCGATCACCCGCTTCAGCAATGATCGCCTGGCCCGCGCGGTGACGCGTGGGATGCGTCGGTTGCAGGAGCGCGTGACCATCCCGCTCGCCACGCGGCCGGTCCGCGATTCGAGCCATGCCGCGTGGCGGATCGAGGTTGTCGGCGCGGGCATGCCCGTTCAAGGCGTCGAGGAAGATGAGTCGTACCGTCTCGAGGTGGCCAGCAGCGGGGTCACGCTGCGCGCGGCGACCGTGGTCGGCGCGATGCGCGGCATCGAAACGCTGCTGCAGCTGGTGACGAGCGATGCCACCACTCACTACCTGCCCGCCGTCACCATCGACGATCGGCCGCGCTTTCCCTGGCGCGGACTCCTCGTCGACGTCGGGCGCCACTTCATGCCCGTGGAGCAGGTCAAGAAGACGCTCGATGGCATGGCGATGGTCAAGCTCAACGTACTCCACTGGCACCTGAGCGAAGACCAGGGCTTTCGCGTCGAGAGCAAGCGGTTTCCGAAGCTCCACCAGCTCGGAAGCGACGGGGAGTACTACACGCAGGAGCAGTTGCGTGACGTGGTGGCGTATGCGCGAGATCGTGGCATCCGGGTGGTGCCCGAGTTCGACATGCCGGGCCACTCCACCGCGTGGTTCGTGGGCTACCCGCAATACACCACACGACCGGGGCCCATCAGCATTCGACGGGAGTGGGGCGGCGCCGACGCGATCTTCGATCCGACGCGCGAGGAGGTCTACGGATTCATCGATCGCTTCATCGGCGAGATGGTGCGGATCTTTCCCGACGCGTACTGGCACATCGGTGGCGACGAGGTGGAGGACAAGCACTGGAACGCGAATCGCCGCATCGTCGCCTGGCGTCGCCGCCGCGGGTTCCGCAACAACGAGGAACTGCAGGCGTACTTCAACCGTCGCCTGACGACCATTCTCGCGAAGTATCATCGGCGCATGATCGGCTGGGACGAGATCCTCAACCCGCGCCTGCCAAAACAGACGGTGGTGCAGTCGTGGCGCGGCACGAACTATCTGCGCGATGCGGCGAAGGCCGGGTTCACCAGTATCCTCTCGGCGCCCTACTACCTCGACCACATCAAGCCGGCGACGGACTTCTACCTGGCCGATCCGGTCCCGCGTACGACCGACCTTTCCCCGCAGGAGCAGCAGCTCGTCCTCGGCGGCGAAGCCTGCATGTGGTCGGAGTTCGTCTCATACGAGACGACCGACTCGCGCCTCTGGCCGCGGCTTGGTGCTGTTGCCGAGCGTTTGTGGTCGCCGGGCGAAGTCACCGACGTGGCTGACATGTACCGCCGGCTCGACATCCTGGCGAACCGGCTGGAGGGTTCGGGGATCCGCGTGTTGTCGCACTCGGAGCGCATGCTGCGCAAGTTTTACCCCGTCGGCGAACTGAGCGTGCTCGACACGTTGCTCACCGTGGTGCAGCCGCCGTTCTTTGCGCAGCGGTTGAACGGAAAGTCCACCAACCAGCTGCAGCCGCTGACGCGGCTCGTCGACGCGGCGCGCCCCGATCCTCCGGCGCGCTGGCTAACCGAGCGTCTTGTGCGTCGCTTCGTGGTCAATGCCGACGACAGCGCGGCTTACGATTCGCTGGTCACGCTCTTCTCGCGGTGGCGCGAGCTGGCGCCGCGCGTCGATTCACTGGCGCAGCGCGCCACGGAGATCGGCGACGCGGTGCCGGTCACGCGCGCGCTCGAGCGTACATCAGCGATCGGCCTCGAGGCGCTGCGGCACGCCCGCGCGGGGACGCGGCCAGACTCCGTGTGGATCGCGAACGCGAACGCAGATCTCAAGCTCTACGATGCGCCGCAGGGGCTGCTCCGCGTGGTGATCGTCCCGGATGTGCGAAAGCTCGTCGCGTTGTTCCAGGGTGTGGTGCAGTAG
- a CDS encoding Na+:solute symporter codes for MRLTSLDWIVVALSIIVAFVPALFYARRGSSSTKEFFTSGQAAPWWLVGVSMVATTFSTDTPNLVTDLVRTKGVANNWAWWSFLLTGMMTVFFYARLWRRSKVLTDLEFYEIRYSGRAASFVRGFRAVYLGLFFNCVIMATVNLAAAKIANVLLGWPMSQTLLVCAVINVVFAATSGLWGVLVVDFIQFGIAMTGSFAAAYFALQQPQVGGLSGLFSKIDPATLALVPDFGDWGLTLSVLIIPLTVQWWSVWYPGAEPGGGSYIAQRMLASKSENDALAGTLFFNFAHYALRPWPWIIVALASILVYPQLADIAVAFPYVDAKLVGHDMAYPAMLRFLPSGFLGLMIAGLLAAYVSTIATHLNWGGSYLVHDMYRRFMRPDAEEKHYVLVGRVVTALLMVLAALITFVLTSAQESFNLLMSIGAGTGLLYLLRWFWWRVTAWSEVAAMITSFVVAVGFFIAGKIGVSVASHVSLITGVVITTVVWVAVSYLGPQNDRATLESFYRLVRPGGPGWEPVRASTGLAPSPDSLTTSLLAWVSGCFFVYSALFGSGSFLYGRTSQGLMWLAVFVVSGIALARLLPRITRDADSTA; via the coding sequence ATGCGTCTGACCTCCCTCGACTGGATTGTCGTCGCGCTCTCGATCATCGTCGCGTTCGTGCCGGCGCTCTTCTACGCCAGGCGCGGCAGCTCGAGTACCAAGGAGTTCTTCACGTCGGGCCAGGCCGCGCCGTGGTGGCTCGTCGGCGTCTCCATGGTCGCCACGACCTTCAGCACCGACACGCCTAACCTGGTGACGGACCTCGTCCGCACGAAGGGCGTGGCGAACAACTGGGCGTGGTGGTCGTTCCTGCTGACGGGCATGATGACGGTCTTCTTCTACGCGCGGCTCTGGCGGCGATCGAAGGTCCTCACCGATCTCGAGTTCTACGAGATCCGGTATTCGGGGCGCGCGGCGAGCTTTGTGCGCGGCTTTCGGGCCGTGTACCTCGGCCTGTTCTTCAACTGCGTGATCATGGCCACGGTCAACCTCGCCGCGGCCAAGATCGCCAACGTGCTCCTTGGCTGGCCGATGTCGCAGACGTTGCTGGTCTGCGCGGTGATCAATGTGGTGTTCGCCGCCACCTCGGGACTCTGGGGCGTGCTCGTCGTGGACTTCATCCAGTTCGGGATCGCGATGACCGGCTCGTTCGCCGCGGCGTACTTCGCCCTGCAGCAGCCGCAGGTGGGTGGGCTCTCCGGACTGTTCAGCAAGATCGATCCGGCCACGCTCGCGCTCGTCCCCGACTTCGGCGACTGGGGCCTCACGCTGTCGGTGCTCATCATCCCGCTCACCGTGCAGTGGTGGTCGGTGTGGTATCCCGGCGCCGAGCCGGGCGGTGGGAGCTACATCGCGCAGCGCATGCTGGCATCCAAGTCCGAAAACGACGCACTCGCCGGGACGTTGTTCTTCAACTTTGCGCACTACGCGCTGCGCCCGTGGCCGTGGATCATCGTGGCGCTCGCATCCATACTGGTCTACCCGCAGCTCGCCGACATCGCGGTCGCGTTCCCGTACGTCGACGCCAAGCTGGTTGGCCACGACATGGCCTACCCCGCCATGTTGCGCTTCCTGCCGAGCGGGTTCCTCGGCCTCATGATCGCCGGCCTGCTCGCGGCGTACGTGTCCACCATCGCGACGCACCTCAACTGGGGCGGCTCCTACCTCGTGCACGACATGTATCGGCGCTTTATGCGGCCCGACGCCGAGGAGAAGCACTACGTGCTCGTCGGTCGCGTGGTCACCGCGCTGCTCATGGTGCTCGCTGCGTTGATCACCTTCGTGCTGACATCGGCGCAGGAAAGCTTCAACCTGCTGATGTCGATCGGCGCGGGCACGGGCCTGCTGTACCTGCTGCGGTGGTTTTGGTGGCGCGTGACGGCCTGGAGCGAGGTGGCGGCCATGATCACGTCGTTCGTCGTCGCCGTCGGGTTCTTCATCGCCGGCAAGATTGGCGTGAGCGTGGCATCGCATGTCTCGCTCATCACCGGCGTGGTCATCACGACGGTGGTGTGGGTGGCCGTTTCATACCTGGGCCCGCAGAACGATCGTGCCACGCTCGAATCGTTCTACCGACTCGTGCGACCGGGCGGACCCGGCTGGGAGCCGGTGCGCGCGTCAACCGGGCTCGCACCGTCGCCGGATTCGCTCACCACCTCGCTGCTCGCGTGGGTGAGCGGATGCTTTTTCGTGTACTCCGCGCTCTTCGGGTCCGGCAGCTTTCTCTACGGCCGTACCTCACAGGGCCTGATGTGGCTCGCGGTGTTCGTCGTCTCGGGCATTGCCCTCGCGCGTCTGCTCCCGCGCATCACCCGCGACGCCGACTCGACCGCGTAG
- a CDS encoding NTP transferase domain-containing protein has product MTVTTKAVILARGLGSRMRRGDTAATLSDAQSAAADSGVKGMIPIDRPFLDYVISALADAGLSEVCLVIGPEHDAVRAYYTQDVRPERVHIHFAIQEHPRGTADAVAAAAAFAGDDPVLVLNADNYYPVSAYRAIASLGGSGLVGFDAASLVVNSNIPAERIRAFALVTADSAGHLASIVEKPDEATWARLAGSARVSMNLWSFTPVIFEACPRVQLSPRGELELQDAVRIARDEFGEAFTVVPSSGGVLDLSSRQDIPRVAAALEGVKVVL; this is encoded by the coding sequence ATGACGGTGACCACGAAGGCGGTGATCCTGGCCCGCGGACTCGGGAGCCGAATGCGTCGGGGCGATACCGCCGCGACGCTGTCCGATGCGCAGTCGGCGGCGGCCGATTCGGGCGTGAAGGGCATGATCCCCATCGATCGGCCGTTCCTCGACTACGTCATCAGCGCCCTCGCTGACGCTGGCCTCAGCGAGGTGTGCCTGGTCATCGGCCCGGAGCACGACGCCGTGCGCGCCTATTACACGCAGGACGTGCGTCCCGAACGCGTGCATATCCACTTCGCGATCCAGGAACACCCGCGGGGGACGGCAGATGCCGTGGCGGCGGCGGCGGCATTCGCCGGTGACGACCCCGTGCTCGTGCTCAACGCCGACAACTACTACCCCGTTTCGGCCTACCGTGCGATTGCATCCCTTGGCGGGAGCGGCCTGGTGGGCTTCGACGCCGCCTCCCTGGTGGTGAACAGCAACATCCCGGCCGAGCGCATTCGCGCCTTTGCTCTCGTGACGGCGGATTCGGCGGGCCACCTGGCGTCGATCGTGGAGAAGCCGGACGAGGCGACATGGGCGCGCCTTGCGGGCTCGGCGCGTGTGAGCATGAACCTGTGGTCGTTCACTCCGGTGATCTTCGAGGCCTGCCCGCGCGTGCAGCTGTCTCCGCGGGGAGAGCTGGAGCTGCAGGACGCGGTGCGCATCGCGCGCGACGAGTTCGGCGAGGCGTTCACCGTGGTACCCTCGTCAGGCGGTGTACTCGACCTCTCCAGCCGGCAGGATATTCCGCGCGTGGCCGCGGCGCTCGAAGGCGTTAAGGTCGTGCTGTAG